A genomic stretch from Larimichthys crocea isolate SSNF chromosome XXII, L_crocea_2.0, whole genome shotgun sequence includes:
- the nrip1b gene encoding nuclear receptor-interacting protein 1, with the protein MTHGEEPGPETHKDSAVLTYLEGLLMHPVVAGPGATASGRSEAAHSNQEQGDKVGGPFQLPNHGPTAPKAGTNGPTLGSTQHLKKARLLRSGAWNDPGSQRMSSPPMELNGQGGGLQNGALEGSPHAGESTLLASLLQSFSSRLQSVAMSQHSTKPPSECSSPSKAPPADKEPLPVYGTASSRLKGLMRKSKLQNHSNTPYSRRGHSQDRPPESPRSVHSATPPSAPTSAESVSCAERLKAVANMVKIRSSPAPSPKPSVACSQLALLLSSEAHLQQYSREHALKAQLSGRSASERLAAMANQQHQDKRPPSVGGTLPGAPDTLSSLTTQNGMTTTTTITTTLPRTALSSPQSPSLLRGHSQSSPPTPPHAPNHTHSQPPREKRGFDSRPTRPPQTCSSLLLLLLNNHNNQKQLTKNGHLEDSCGILPPSGSSSVTSDSECSTQERSLTKDSSDAESSYSSCSPIDLSMRNRAQDIGPKTSTPSSSFSTSTSTLSSSTTVFSSTPVAFSPQVSAQASTTAFSPCSTVVSSVSTAISSSSSSSISTSSLDKLTESLINKWKPESSGSKVSQNREPEMSPDLKSHPKVTLMQLLLERRNNEMVNKSVGNQDLPLDITMATMSRGQTKGLVPWEETRTKSPLDRPAAPAQPLYPLSRDPGSALSPYSYPSPHVQSSPLDLCKSKAFPAEKASEPAFSASKLLQNLAQCGTASSPPIPPSKGAGQELDASRPLALLERLNAPIHRTTTTPLSDGPSGSGTPFSQKEASPPAPQIENLLERRTVLQLLLGTGSATATVGRKDRPGGSGRRSVEMPGGCYERSPGPSIICDSSNGPPLDIKVKTEITEEVGPSSAMSEDSSSRKRPSGYEKNSSLSDSQQDFKTEPRPAEVIAKYGLLSQLLKQQTATYYTSAAVQAESQPRQVKEEQREYPSPSPKKRRLCSDRTDSLNNTSSPRAVDSGDTNIFASSAVQEEPDQHRSLKEEEAPPRSPPSETLTRESRGFNVLKQLLLSDNCLKELSQQPRGTPSPSVLQANGKANGSILSQPSHNHSFLHLPSWHPHGSLNSGLPNNLRPLPTPPAGDSPIRTPWSRHPSPWPVTQKRDPPTLVKQEPESPVRWSSQENNGEEEEEGCDSNLDSPRLSRSNPILYYMLQKGSIQLRKEVRDQAEGTQSVVRVKEEPISDMHAYEHSLRSTPQSPTHNDKHSRESQGLSQSSE; encoded by the coding sequence ATGACTCATGGGGAGGAGCCTGGCCCTGAGACACACAAGGATTCAGCTGTTCTAACTTATCTGGAAGGTTTACTGATGCATCCAGTGGTAGCCGGGCCTGGGGCCACGGCAAGCGGGAGGTCTGAGGCTGCCCACAGCAACCAGGAGCAGGGCGACAAGGTGGGCGGGCCCTTCCAACTGCCCAACCATGGCCCCACAGCTCCCAAGGCTGGAACCAACGGGCCTACACTGGGTTCTACGCAGCACCTAAAGAAGGCCCGCCTACTGCGCTCTGGAGCCTGGAATGATCCAGGAAGCCAGCGGATGAGTTCACCTCCAATGGAGTTGAATGGCCAAGGGGGAGGCCTGCAAAACGGAGCGCTAGAGGGATCTCCTCATGCCGGGGAGAGCACCCTGTTGGCTTCCCTGCTTCAGTCATTCAGCTCACGGCTTCAGAGTGTGGCGATGTCTCAGCACTCTACCAAACCCCCCAGTGAGTGTTCCTCCCCCTCCAAGGCACCACCCGCAGACAAAGAGCCGCTTCCGGTGTATGGCACGGCCTCGAGCCGCTTGAAGGGCCTAATGAGGAAGAGCAAACTTCAAAATCACAGCAACACACCTTACAGCCGCCGAGGGCACAGTCAGGACAGACCACCAGAATCACCTCGGTCGGTACACAGTGCCACGCCACCCTCTGCTCCTACATCTGCTGAATCTGTGTCCTGCGCAGAGCGTCTGAAGGCGGTGGCCAACATGGTGAAAATCCGTTCTAGTCCAGCACCTTCACCCAAGCCCAGCGTGGCCTGCAGTCAACTGGCCCTGCTGCTGTCCAGTGAGGCCCATCTCCAGCAGTACTCCAGAGAGCATGCGCTCAAAGCCCAACTCTCGGGAAGATCTGCCAGCGAGAGACTTGCTGCCATGGCAAACCAGCAGCATCAGGACAAAAGGCCACCTAGTGTAGGAGGGACTCTGCCTGGAGCCCCAGACACACTAAGCTCCTTAACAACCCAAAATGgaatgacaacaacaactacaataaCAACCACACTCCCTCGAACAGCCCTGTCTAGTCCACAGAGCCCCTCTTTGCTGCGTGGTCATAGCCAAAGCTCCCCACCCACTCCCCCACATGCTCCAAACCACACTCACAGCCAGCCACCTAGGGAGAAGCGAGGCTTTGACTCACGTCCAACCCGACCCCCCCAGACATGCAGcagcttgctgctgctgctactcaacaaccacaacaaccagAAGCAGCTGACCAAGAATGGGCACCTGGAGGACAGCTGTGGTATCCTGCCGCCAAGCGGTTCCTCATCAGTCACATCGGACAGCGAGTGCTCCACCCAGGAGAGGAGCCTGACCAAGGACAGCAGCGATGCAGAGAGTTCGTACTCAAGTTGCTCTCCCATTGACCTTTCCATGAGAAACCGGGCACAGGACATAGGGCCCAAAACTTCtaccccctcttcctccttctccacttcaacctccaccctctcctcttctACAACTGTGTTTTCCTCCACTCCAGTTGCTTTCTCCCCTCAAGTTTCCGCTCAAGCCTCCACCACAGCCTTTTCTCCGTGCTCTACTGTTGTCTCCTCTGTTTCCACTGCtatttcttcatcctcctcctcctctatctccACATCCTCCCTGGACAAACTAACAGAATCTTTAATAAATAAGTGGAAGCCAGAGTCATCTGGATCAAAGGTGTCTCAGAACAGGGAGCCTGAAATGAGTCCAGACCTAAAATCCCACCCTAAGGTCACACTCATGCAGCTCCTTCTTGAGCGCAGAAATAATGAGATGGTTAATAAGAGCGTAGGTAACCAGGATTTGCCACTTGATATAACTATGGCCACCATGTCTCGAGGCCAAACGAAGGGACTGGTGCCCTGGGAGGAGACCAGGACAAAAAGCCCCTTAGATAGACCTGCAGCTCCAGCCCAGCCCCTGTACCCACTTAGTCGTGACCCTGGTAGCGCACTATCCCCGTACTCTTACCCCTCCCCCCATGTCCAGTCCAGCCCACTAGATTTGTGTAAGTCTAAAGCCTTCCCTGCTGAGAAGGCTTCTGAGCCCGCCTTCAGTGCCAGTAAACTGTTACAGAATCTGGCTCAGTGTGGCACAGCTTCCTCCCCACCCATCCCCCCCAGCAAAGGGGCTGGTCAGGAGCTCGATGCCAGCAGGCCCCTTGCCCTACTGGAAAGGCTCAATGCTCCGATCCATAGGACCACCACCACTCCACTCTCCGACGGACCCTCAGGCAGTGGCACACCTTTCAGTCAGAAGGAAGCTTCTCCTCCTGCACCACAGATCGAGAACCTCCTAGAGAGGCGCACTGTCCTGCAGCTCCTTCTAGGAACGGGCTCAGCTACTGCTACAGTCGGCCGCAAAGATAGGCCCGGTGGTAGCGGTAGGAGGAGTGTGGAGATGCCAGGGGGTTGCTATGAGAGGAGCCCAGGTCCGTCTATCATCTGTGACAGCTCTAATGGCCCCCCTTTGGACATAAAGGTCAAAACGGAGATTACAGAGGAGGTGGGACCGTCCTCGGCCATGTCTGAGGActccagcagcagaaagagacCGAGTGGCTACGAGAAGAATAGCAGCCTCTCAGATTCTCAGCAGGACTTTAAAACAGAACCACGGCCTGCAGAGGTCATAGCAAAATATGGCCTCCTCAGCCAGTTGCTTAAACAACAGACTGCTACCTACTATACCAGTGCTGCTGTGCAGGCTGAGTCACAGCCCAGACAGGTTAAAGAGGAACAGAGGGAGTATCCAAGTCCAAGTCCCAAGAAGAGGCGCTTGTGCTCTGATCGGACTGATAGTTTGAATAATACCAGCTCTCCAAGAGCTGTGGACAGTggtgacacaaacatttttgcCTCTTCTGCTGTTCAGGAAGAGCCTGACCAGCATAGGAgtctgaaggaagaggaggctCCTCCAAGGAGCCCACCAAGTGAAACACTCACCAGAGAGAGTCGGGGCTTCAATGTgctcaaacagctgctgctctctgacaaTTGCCTGAAGGAGCTGTCTCAGCAGCCCCGGGGGACACCCAGTCCCTCCGTCCTGCAGGCCAATGGCAAGGCCAACGGCAGCATTCTCAGTCAGCCTTCCCATAATCACAGCTTCCTCCACCTGCCCAGCTGGCACCCACATGGTTCCCTCAACTCAGGGCTTCCGAATAATCTCAGACCATTGCCCACCCCCCCTGCAGGTGACAGCCCTATCCGCACCCCCTGGAGCCGCCACCCATCTCCGTGGCCAGTTACTCAAAAACGGGACCCCCCTACTCTAGTCAAACAGGAGCCTGAGAGCCCTGTGCGATGGAGTAGTCAAGAGAACaacggggaggaggaggaggagggctgtgACTCAAACCTGGACTCTCCACGGCTCTCACGCTCCAACCCCATCCTCTATTACATGTTGCAGAAAGGCAGCATTCAGCTGAGGAAGGAGGTGAGGGATCAGGCGGAGGGAACCCAGTCTGTGGTCAGAGTTAAAGAAGAGCCAATCAGTGACATGCATGCTTATGAACACAGTCTGCGCTCCACCCCACAATCACCGACCCACAATGACAAGCACAGCCGTGAGAGCCAGGGGCTGAGCCAATCATCTGAATAG